A window from Thalassophryne amazonica chromosome 15, fThaAma1.1, whole genome shotgun sequence encodes these proteins:
- the LOC117526491 gene encoding GTP-binding protein Rhes-like, with translation MSLEVKEKTQVRLVFLGAAGVGKTALILRFLQDTFEAKHRRTVEELHSKVYDIGGVKVTVEILDTSGSYSFPAMRKLSIQNSDAFALVYAVDDPESLEAVKSLRDEILEIKEDKYTPIVVVGNKADREDERQVSSEDVLSTVKMDWNNSYLEASAKENANVVEVFKELLRQANLPSHLSPALRRRRETFPKDINFRPPMNKTNSCILS, from the coding sequence ATGTCTCTTGAGGTGAAGGAGAAGACTCAGGTGCGCCTTGTGTTCCTGGGTGCAGCAGGAGTGGGCAAGACTGCCTTGATCCTCCGCTTCCTGCAAGACACATTTGAAGCCAAACACCGGCGCACCGTGGAGGAGCTACACAGCAAAGTATACGACATCGGTGGCGTCAAGGTCACCGTGGAGATCCTAGACACCAGCGGCAGCTATTCCTTCCCGGCCATGCGCAAGCTCTCCATCCAAAACAGCGACGCCTTCGCGCTGGTGTACGCCGTGGACGACCCGGAGTCGCTGGAGGCCGTGAAAAGTCTGCGAGATGAGATCCTGGAAATCAAGGAGGACAAATACACACCGATTGTGGTGGTGGGCAACAAGGCGGACCGGGAAGACGAGCGGCAAGTGTCGAGCGAGGACGTGCTGTCGACCGTGAAGATGGACTGGAACAACAGCTACCTGGAAGCTTCGGCGAAGGAGAACGCCAACGTGGTGGAGGTGTTCAAGGAGCTCCTGCGACAAGCCAACCTGCCGAGCCACCTCAGCCCGGCGCTGCGCAGGCGCAGGGAGACCTTCCCAAAAGATATCAACTTCAGGCCGCCCATGAACAAAACCAACAGCTGTATTCTGTCGTAA